From Mycolicibacterium nivoides, a single genomic window includes:
- a CDS encoding MCE family protein encodes MIRGKPVRLAIAVGSCVALTASGCAFQGVNSLPLPGAVGRGADSSVYHVEIANVATLEPNSPVMMNDVVVGSVRSLSVRDWHADVEFSVQPDVVVPANAVASVGQTSLLGSMHLALNPPAGQAPNGKLPPGATIQLNNSSTYPTTEQTLSSLAAVVNGGGLGQMGDIIHNFSAAINGRETDFRDLLTRLDTFVGALDAQRDNIVASIEGLNRLASTFAGQRDVITRALEKIPPALDVLIKERPRFTTALQKLGTFSATANQFVNDSQADLVRNLKNLEPALKALANIGPDLTSVLEYAPHFPFTQSFMDRVIRGDYYNLFAYFDLTIPHLKRSLMMGTRWEDGNAQNVPVPGDPGYLNYTYDPLKTGVNPPPPDAFPPAPDAAPAPGLPAPTYSGPVLPVVPPAPLTMPGGMPQPVAPSSGSTSIFAGPYAPQGDSADQPPAPTAPTPPTGGGG; translated from the coding sequence TGCCCGGGGCGGTGGGACGGGGTGCGGACTCCAGCGTGTACCACGTCGAGATCGCGAATGTGGCTACGCTGGAACCGAATTCGCCGGTGATGATGAACGACGTCGTCGTCGGCAGCGTGCGCAGCCTGTCGGTGAGGGATTGGCACGCCGACGTCGAGTTCTCGGTACAGCCGGACGTCGTGGTGCCGGCGAACGCGGTGGCCAGCGTCGGGCAGACCAGCCTTCTGGGTTCGATGCACCTGGCGCTCAATCCGCCGGCGGGTCAGGCTCCCAACGGGAAACTCCCACCGGGAGCCACGATTCAGCTCAACAACTCGTCGACGTATCCGACGACGGAGCAGACGCTGTCCTCACTGGCCGCGGTGGTGAACGGCGGCGGTCTCGGGCAGATGGGCGACATCATCCACAACTTCAGTGCCGCGATCAACGGTCGCGAAACTGATTTTCGTGACCTTCTCACCCGGCTGGACACGTTCGTCGGCGCACTTGATGCCCAGCGCGACAACATCGTCGCGTCCATCGAGGGCCTGAACCGCCTGGCGTCGACCTTCGCCGGGCAACGCGACGTCATCACCCGCGCGCTGGAGAAGATTCCGCCGGCGCTCGACGTACTGATCAAGGAGCGGCCGAGATTCACCACCGCACTGCAGAAGCTGGGCACCTTCAGCGCGACCGCCAACCAGTTCGTCAACGATTCGCAGGCCGATCTCGTCAGGAACCTGAAAAACCTGGAGCCCGCGCTGAAGGCGTTGGCCAACATCGGGCCGGACCTGACCTCGGTGCTCGAGTATGCCCCGCATTTCCCGTTCACCCAGAGCTTCATGGACCGGGTGATCCGAGGTGACTACTACAACCTGTTCGCGTACTTCGACCTCACCATCCCGCACCTGAAGCGCAGCTTGATGATGGGGACCCGGTGGGAAGACGGAAACGCTCAGAACGTCCCGGTGCCCGGCGATCCGGGTTATCTGAACTACACCTACGACCCGCTCAAGACCGGGGTCAACCCACCGCCGCCGGACGCGTTCCCGCCGGCTCCGGACGCAGCGCCCGCACCGGGTCTCCCGGCTCCCACCTATTCGGGTCCGGTGTTGCCTGTGGTACCGCCGGCGCCGCTGACCATGCCCGGGGGGATGCCCCAGCCGGTGGCCCCGTCCAGCGGGTCGACGTCGATCTTCGCGGGACCGTATGCACCTCAAGGTGATTCAGCGGACCAGCCGCCGGCACCTACTGCACCTACTCCACCGACAGGGGGTGGCGGATAA